The following coding sequences are from one Candidatus Marinimicrobia bacterium CG08_land_8_20_14_0_20_45_22 window:
- a CDS encoding restriction endonuclease, translated as MEFGKKEKVLNYACQTYQLSRPNKVGAVMALIRECQPKTIQEWEEWYFVNARTLSKTPTKITPESLRELGERLYEKITEVVIPEWQAAFSQLTLQDCIDYVHNLTINRTFDGFLREKSVVNDGLAKIFPDIEFEESAPELDHAGDIDYVAKVGDRAFGIQIKPVTARSNFGNYNPSERMKAGFAEFEDVYGGKVFIVFSLDGYISNQEVIEQIRQEIKRLKNE; from the coding sequence ACGCCTGTCAAACGTATCAATTATCCAGACCAAACAAAGTCGGCGCAGTCATGGCGCTCATCCGTGAGTGTCAACCAAAGACCATTCAGGAATGGGAAGAATGGTATTTCGTAAATGCCCGTACTCTATCAAAAACGCCGACAAAAATCACTCCGGAAAGTCTGCGGGAACTTGGCGAAAGGCTCTATGAGAAAATTACAGAAGTCGTCATTCCCGAATGGCAAGCGGCATTTAGTCAACTGACGCTTCAGGACTGTATCGATTATGTCCATAATCTGACTATCAATCGAACATTCGACGGTTTTCTGCGAGAGAAATCAGTTGTCAATGACGGCTTAGCCAAAATCTTTCCGGACATCGAGTTTGAAGAGTCAGCTCCGGAACTCGATCATGCCGGAGACATCGACTATGTCGCAAAAGTTGGTGACAGAGCATTTGGCATTCAAATCAAACCCGTGACTGCCAGATCGAACTTCGGCAATTACAATCCTTCCGAAAGAATGAAAGCCGGATTCGCAGAATTCGAAGACGTTTATGGCGGCAAGGTATTCATCGTTTTCAGTTTGGATGGATATATTTCCAATCAGGAAGTGATCGAACAAATCCGGCAAGAGATCAAACGACTGAAAAACGAATAG